One Mixta gaviniae genomic window carries:
- a CDS encoding VOC family protein → MTERMPTPVLDHAVMNVADGLDEARARYRRLGFQLTPRGHHSLGSSNHLAVFGENYLELLGYEAGRGDQRQDIWQAPRGLTGLVWKTADADATFRHLQQRDIAGEAPAAFFRPVTLPDGRVSEARFRTVRLRPSLIPNGRSFFCQHLTPQAVWQPAWQRHPNGVVNISEFTLVAQDPDAAAGVYRQLFGARRVLAAEEGTFILPAGAARVRFAPVDWAQRRFGALPQDDNGLARMVALSFRTDAIAKVDASLAAGDIPCEKAGETRVVSAEQGGRLALLFHP, encoded by the coding sequence ATGACGGAGCGCATGCCGACGCCGGTGCTGGATCATGCGGTGATGAATGTGGCGGATGGGCTGGATGAGGCGCGCGCGCGTTATCGCCGGCTCGGTTTTCAGCTGACCCCGCGCGGTCACCATTCTCTGGGGTCGAGCAACCATCTGGCGGTATTTGGCGAAAATTATCTTGAGCTGCTGGGGTATGAAGCGGGGCGCGGCGACCAGCGCCAGGATATCTGGCAGGCGCCGCGCGGGCTGACCGGCCTGGTGTGGAAAACCGCTGATGCCGACGCGACCTTTCGGCATTTGCAACAGCGCGATATAGCCGGCGAGGCGCCCGCCGCCTTTTTTCGTCCGGTGACGCTGCCCGATGGCCGCGTCAGCGAGGCGCGCTTTCGCACGGTGCGGCTGCGCCCGTCGCTGATCCCCAACGGCCGCAGCTTTTTCTGCCAGCACCTGACGCCGCAAGCGGTGTGGCAGCCGGCGTGGCAGCGGCATCCCAATGGCGTGGTCAATATCAGTGAATTTACGCTTGTGGCGCAGGATCCCGACGCCGCCGCCGGGGTGTATCGTCAGCTGTTTGGCGCCCGGCGCGTGCTGGCGGCGGAGGAGGGGACGTTTATTCTGCCGGCGGGCGCGGCCAGGGTGCGGTTCGCGCCGGTTGACTGGGCACAGCGGCGCTTTGGCGCATTGCCGCAGGATGACAACGGATTGGCGCGCATGGTGGCGCTGAGCTTTCGCACTGATGCTATTGCCAAAGTGGACGCCAGCCTGGCGGCGGGCGATATTCCCTGTGAGAAAGCAGGGGAGACGCGCGTGGTATCGGCTGAGCAGGGTGGCCGCCTGGCGCTGCTTTTTCATCCATAG
- a CDS encoding amidohydrolase, protein MTAPSPEQLIRWRRELHQHPELSNHEFATTERITRWLQQGDIRLLPLQTPTGVVAEIGHGEPLIALRADIDALPIDETAGRPWKSTRPGVMHACGHDIHTSVMLGVAHRLKQQEATLPGRVRFLFQPAEETFNGAQQLIDAGVLTGVQAIFGMHNAPELPPGTFKTRGGAYYANVDRFTIRIRGKGAHAARPHEGIDAIVIGSQIVTALQTLPSRVFSSLESVVVSVTRFTAGNTWNVLPQEIELEGTVRTHNDAIRAAIPEKMRTLIEHMAAGFGAQAALTWIAGPPALINTPAWADFALDLAQQSGFRAETAAPQMGGEDFAFYLHHVPGAFVSIGSASDFGLHHPAFDPDEGIIEPAVAYFTRLAPLALARVARHATTEEGV, encoded by the coding sequence ATGACCGCACCTTCTCCTGAGCAACTGATCCGCTGGCGGCGCGAGCTGCATCAGCACCCTGAGCTGTCGAACCATGAGTTCGCCACCACTGAACGCATCACCCGCTGGCTGCAGCAGGGTGATATTCGCCTGCTGCCGCTGCAGACACCGACCGGCGTGGTGGCGGAGATCGGCCATGGCGAGCCGCTGATTGCACTGCGCGCCGATATCGATGCGCTACCGATCGACGAGACGGCCGGGCGGCCCTGGAAATCGACGCGGCCAGGCGTGATGCACGCCTGCGGCCACGATATCCATACTTCGGTCATGCTGGGCGTGGCGCATCGCCTGAAGCAGCAGGAGGCGACGCTGCCAGGCCGCGTGCGCTTTCTGTTCCAGCCGGCGGAAGAGACCTTTAACGGCGCGCAACAGCTGATCGACGCCGGCGTGCTGACGGGCGTCCAGGCGATTTTCGGCATGCATAACGCGCCGGAGCTGCCGCCTGGCACCTTTAAAACGCGCGGCGGCGCCTATTATGCCAATGTCGATCGCTTCACCATTCGCATTCGCGGCAAAGGGGCGCACGCCGCGCGCCCGCATGAAGGCATCGACGCGATTGTGATCGGTAGTCAGATCGTCACCGCGCTGCAAACCCTGCCGAGCCGCGTCTTCAGCTCGCTGGAGTCGGTGGTGGTCAGCGTTACGCGTTTTACCGCCGGCAATACCTGGAACGTGCTGCCGCAAGAGATCGAGCTGGAGGGCACGGTACGCACCCATAACGATGCGATCCGCGCCGCTATCCCGGAAAAGATGCGCACCCTGATTGAACATATGGCCGCCGGCTTCGGCGCGCAGGCGGCGCTGACGTGGATCGCCGGGCCGCCGGCGCTGATCAATACACCCGCCTGGGCCGATTTCGCGCTCGATTTGGCGCAGCAGAGCGGTTTCCGCGCCGAAACGGCCGCGCCGCAGATGGGCGGCGAGGATTTCGCGTTCTACCTGCATCACGTGCCGGGTGCGTTTGTCAGCATCGGCAGCGCCAGCGATTTCGGCCTGCATCATCCCGCTTTCGATCCTGATGAAGGGATCATCGAACCGGCCGTTGCCTACTTTACCCGGCTGGCGCCGCTGGCGCTGGCGCGCGTCGCCCGCCATGCCACAACAGAGGAAGGCGTATGA